Proteins encoded by one window of Campylobacter concisus:
- a CDS encoding prephenate dehydrogenase: MKIGIIGLGLMGGSLGLALKDEKLISCVSGYDKDENHSKKALELGLVHEILSIDEMKKKCDIIFLAVPVEAIVSIVQNLTDISEDTTIVDFGSTKQKIIEAVPEKIRKNFIPAHPMAGTEYSGPEAAFKSLYTGATVIVCDFAESAEKHVKRSVELFSCLGMKIIFMSAKEHDHHVGLISHLPHAIAFSLASGILKEEDKRHIVALGGPTFKGMIRVAKSSPFMWSDIFKQNKNNVVEAINMFEEELNLCKDLIKDERWDELFAWMSDARAVREIL; encoded by the coding sequence ATGAAAATAGGTATCATCGGACTTGGTCTTATGGGTGGCTCGCTTGGTCTTGCACTAAAAGATGAAAAATTAATCTCTTGTGTTAGCGGATATGATAAAGATGAAAATCACAGCAAAAAAGCGCTCGAACTTGGCTTGGTGCATGAAATTCTAAGCATCGATGAGATGAAAAAGAAGTGTGACATAATCTTTTTAGCTGTGCCAGTAGAAGCTATCGTAAGCATTGTGCAAAATTTAACCGATATTAGCGAAGATACAACTATTGTTGATTTTGGCTCAACCAAACAAAAGATCATCGAGGCTGTGCCAGAAAAAATTCGTAAAAATTTCATTCCAGCTCATCCAATGGCAGGTACCGAGTATTCTGGTCCAGAGGCTGCCTTTAAATCACTTTACACAGGAGCAACTGTTATCGTTTGTGACTTTGCTGAGAGCGCAGAAAAACACGTAAAAAGAAGCGTAGAGTTATTTTCTTGTCTTGGCATGAAGATCATTTTTATGAGTGCGAAAGAGCATGATCATCACGTGGGTCTTATTTCACATTTGCCTCATGCGATTGCATTTTCGCTTGCTAGTGGGATTTTAAAAGAAGAGGATAAAAGGCACATCGTAGCACTTGGTGGACCTACATTTAAGGGCATGATACGTGTTGCAAAGAGTTCGCCTTTTATGTGGAGCGATATCTTTAAGCAAAATAAAAATAATGTTGTTGAAGCCATAAATATGTTTGAAGAAGAGCTAAATTTGTGCAAAGATCTCATAAAAGATGAACGCTGGGATGAACTTTTTGCTTGGATGAGCGACGCTAGAGCCGTAAGAGAAATTTTGTAA
- a CDS encoding M23 family metallopeptidase, translated as MYRRGVGGFGIVVLLLILILAGGFGYALMSKDFERNEPIIGVADKVYWNLRTPMNIKFKDDSGIKFVRISMNDGKNDLNLLNQIIQNPSTELDVNLTFPKTGFFAQKDTYEMNIEAVDTSKWSFFTGNKASKKVEVVLDTSKPDLYVLSQSYSISKGGSAVVVFRATDNQLKEVYVQTNFGKKFKAVPFYKEGFYAALVAWPVQVENFSAEVIARDFAGNESKSHVRYFYENVKYKTSTITLNDRFLDGKIVDLTDQYAKDPSALSRLEKMRFVNETLRNSNEEKITALTTNPGDEMLAGFSVTPFYPLRNGKKVADFADHRYYTYNNEQVSESWHMGIDFASVAAAPIIASNAGRVVLASENGIYGLNIVIDHGFGLYSLYGHCSSTRVKEGDMVAAGDQIGTTGTSGLALGDHLHFGILVQGEEVRPQQWMDKKWIKDNITSVLDAAKAMIDKN; from the coding sequence ATGTATAGACGTGGAGTTGGCGGATTTGGTATTGTTGTGCTTTTGCTAATTTTAATTTTAGCCGGTGGTTTTGGCTACGCTTTGATGTCAAAAGATTTTGAGCGAAATGAACCGATAATCGGTGTTGCTGATAAGGTTTATTGGAATCTTAGAACCCCAATGAATATCAAATTTAAAGACGATAGCGGTATAAAATTTGTACGAATTAGTATGAATGATGGGAAAAATGATCTAAATTTATTAAATCAAATCATACAAAATCCAAGTACCGAGCTTGATGTAAATTTAACCTTTCCAAAGACTGGCTTTTTTGCTCAAAAAGATACTTATGAGATGAATATTGAAGCTGTAGATACTAGCAAATGGAGCTTTTTTACTGGCAATAAAGCTAGTAAAAAAGTCGAAGTAGTGCTTGATACTTCAAAGCCTGATCTTTATGTGCTTTCGCAGTCTTATTCTATCTCAAAAGGTGGTAGCGCGGTTGTGGTCTTTAGAGCAACTGATAATCAGCTAAAAGAGGTCTATGTCCAGACAAATTTTGGTAAGAAATTTAAGGCAGTGCCATTTTATAAAGAGGGCTTTTATGCAGCACTTGTTGCTTGGCCAGTTCAGGTTGAAAATTTTAGTGCTGAGGTCATTGCAAGAGACTTTGCAGGTAACGAAAGTAAGTCACATGTTAGATATTTTTATGAAAATGTAAAGTATAAAACTTCAACTATTACATTAAACGATAGATTTTTAGATGGTAAGATAGTTGATTTAACGGATCAATATGCAAAAGATCCAAGTGCGCTTTCAAGGCTTGAAAAAATGAGATTTGTCAATGAGACGCTTCGAAACTCAAATGAGGAAAAGATAACAGCACTTACTACAAATCCTGGCGATGAGATGTTAGCTGGCTTTAGTGTGACACCATTTTACCCACTAAGAAATGGTAAAAAAGTGGCTGACTTCGCCGATCACCGATACTATACATATAATAACGAGCAAGTAAGCGAATCTTGGCATATGGGAATAGACTTTGCAAGTGTGGCCGCAGCTCCTATTATAGCTAGCAATGCTGGTCGTGTTGTGCTAGCATCTGAAAATGGAATTTATGGATTAAATATTGTGATCGATCATGGATTTGGGCTTTATTCGCTTTATGGACACTGCTCAAGCACTAGAGTAAAAGAGGGCGATATGGTGGCAGCTGGCGATCAGATAGGTACTACTGGAACTAGTGGTCTTGCACTTGGTGATCACCTTCACTTTGGAATTTTAGTCCAAGGCGAAGAGGTGAGACCACAACAATGGATGGATAAAAAGTGGATAAAGGACAATATCACAAGTGTTTTAGATGCTGCAAAAGCGATGATAGACAAGAACTAA
- the lpxC gene encoding UDP-3-O-acyl-N-acetylglucosamine deacetylase — protein sequence MKQTTIARRVETVGIGLHKGEPIRLILEPLDANSGIILHREDLGISFKAEPKNVINTQMATVVGNEKGFISTIEHLMSAINGYGIDNIRISVDANEIPVMDGSAISFCMLLDEAGIRYLDAGKKVILVRREVEVVEGSKFVRTSPSRSPKFDYTIKFDHPVIGEQRYVFDFSKSSFIKNIARARTFGFLKDLQRLQAQNLALGASLDNAVAIDDTHILNPEGLRFENEFVRHKILDAIGDLSLLGAPLLGDYTAFAGSHDLNHKLTLALMSDEKNYEIATLNGELLKEYQKVFA from the coding sequence TTGAAACAAACTACTATCGCAAGACGCGTTGAGACCGTTGGTATAGGGCTTCATAAAGGTGAGCCGATAAGACTTATACTAGAACCTCTTGATGCAAATTCTGGCATTATTTTGCACCGCGAAGATCTTGGTATTAGTTTTAAAGCCGAACCTAAAAATGTGATAAATACGCAGATGGCAACCGTTGTTGGCAATGAAAAGGGCTTTATTAGTACGATCGAACACCTGATGTCAGCCATAAATGGTTATGGTATTGATAATATTAGAATTTCTGTTGATGCAAATGAAATTCCAGTGATGGATGGTAGTGCAATAAGCTTTTGTATGCTACTTGATGAGGCTGGCATAAGATATCTTGATGCTGGCAAAAAAGTAATTCTTGTCAGACGTGAAGTTGAAGTCGTTGAGGGTTCTAAATTTGTACGAACTTCACCTTCAAGAAGTCCAAAATTTGACTATACGATAAAATTTGATCATCCAGTTATTGGTGAACAAAGATATGTTTTTGATTTTAGTAAAAGCTCTTTTATAAAAAATATAGCTCGTGCTAGAACTTTTGGGTTTTTGAAAGATTTACAGCGTTTGCAAGCTCAAAATTTAGCCCTTGGTGCATCACTTGATAATGCCGTGGCAATCGATGATACGCATATCCTAAATCCAGAGGGTTTGAGATTTGAAAATGAGTTTGTAAGGCATAAAATTTTAGATGCAATTGGTGATTTGAGCTTGCTTGGAGCACCTTTATTGGGCGATTATACAGCATTTGCTGGAAGCCACGATCTAAATCACAAATTAACTCTTGCTTTGATGTCCGATGAGAAAAACTACGAGATCGCAACTCTAAATGGTGAACTTCTAAAAGAGTATCAAAAGGTATTTGCATAG
- a CDS encoding glycoprotease has product MTTDEHVSEALIKILENLSSKFNITKIIYSNTPGSFMGLKVAYVILKTFSLAKGCEFYAVSGFSLNGHQAIRANKNLSFVLKDGKISLEKVEPVGFRLPLNLDELKLNSDTLPDYIIQAV; this is encoded by the coding sequence ATTACGACTGATGAACATGTCAGTGAAGCTTTGATAAAAATCTTAGAAAATTTATCGTCTAAATTTAATATCACAAAAATTATCTATTCAAATACGCCTGGAAGCTTTATGGGGCTAAAGGTGGCCTATGTTATTTTAAAGACTTTCTCTTTAGCAAAGGGTTGCGAATTTTATGCGGTTAGTGGCTTTAGCTTAAATGGTCACCAAGCGATAAGAGCAAATAAAAATTTAAGTTTTGTTTTAAAAGATGGCAAAATTTCACTTGAAAAAGTGGAGCCAGTAGGATTTAGGTTGCCTTTAAATTTAGATGAATTAAAACTAAATTCAGATACACTTCCAGATTATATCATCCAAGCAGTTTAG
- the thrB gene encoding homoserine kinase: MNILVPATSANLGPGFDALGLSLKLFNSVKIEPAKFSSVSINGEGSGSVNLKRNNIFLSIFNEIFFELTGKNENFRVVFENNIPFSRGLGSSSAVIVGAIASAYEMAGFKASKETVLNKAIIYETHPDNISPAVHGGFISAIVKNGNVYANKISLSDEIKAVVVIPNKPMSTSSSRQILPKNYTMKECVNNLSHAAFLTSCFYEKKYDLLKIASKDLMHEERRMHALEELFEVRKVAYENGALMSTLSGSGSSFLNIAYKDDAKNLQDILKSKFSDFRVEVFSFDNDGYEITQS, translated from the coding sequence TTGAATATCTTAGTGCCTGCAACAAGTGCTAATTTGGGCCCTGGTTTTGATGCTTTGGGGCTTAGTTTGAAGCTTTTTAATAGCGTGAAAATCGAGCCAGCAAAATTTAGCTCAGTGTCGATAAACGGCGAAGGCAGCGGAAGTGTAAATTTAAAGAGAAATAATATATTCTTAAGTATTTTTAATGAAATTTTTTTTGAGCTAACTGGTAAAAATGAAAATTTTAGAGTCGTTTTTGAAAATAATATCCCATTTTCAAGGGGACTTGGTAGTAGCTCCGCTGTGATCGTTGGAGCCATTGCTTCAGCCTACGAAATGGCTGGCTTTAAGGCAAGCAAAGAGACAGTTTTAAATAAAGCTATCATCTATGAAACCCATCCTGATAATATCTCGCCAGCAGTTCACGGTGGATTTATCAGCGCGATCGTAAAAAATGGTAATGTTTACGCAAATAAAATAAGTTTAAGCGATGAGATAAAAGCAGTAGTTGTTATCCCAAATAAACCGATGAGCACATCCTCGTCAAGACAAATTTTACCAAAGAACTATACGATGAAAGAGTGTGTAAATAACTTATCTCATGCCGCTTTTTTAACATCTTGTTTTTATGAAAAAAAGTATGATCTCTTAAAAATAGCAAGCAAAGATTTGATGCATGAAGAGCGTAGAATGCACGCTTTAGAAGAACTTTTTGAAGTTAGAAAAGTAGCTTATGAAAATGGTGCTTTAATGAGCACGCTTTCAGGCTCAGGTTCAAGCTTTTTAAATATCGCTTACAAAGATGATGCTAAAAATTTACAAGATATTTTAAAGAGTAAATTTAGTGATTTTAGGGTTGAGGTTTTTTCATTTGATAACGATGGATACGAAATTACGCAAAGCTAA